A region of Leptidea sinapis chromosome 4, ilLepSina1.1, whole genome shotgun sequence DNA encodes the following proteins:
- the LOC126979704 gene encoding venom allergen 3-like isoform X3: MDVCAMSCTCIEDRRTNLVLFIVISIIVAARCSRVFDVNDLDDDQKILVSDYCPKSEYCAEGAHVMCLYYHSERRFGQQCLEPQEVTMGDAEVTKILHVVNSIRGRLALGKETGRDGELLPRAYGMNRLEWDPELATFAQVLAEQCTLKHDLCRATKKFSNPGQTAALARFEYKTWGYFPEANKIFIANNTLGLNAEKIMYTVLYSTNVWYTRRKVITSDNVKNYPDFRTAPELVQSRLYMVMVSGESTHMGCGMAAYVEYLYHKERVNRTFNEQSVLEDFRGIV; this comes from the exons CTGTACTTGTATCGAAGATAGACGAACGAACTTGGTTTTATTC ATTGTTATATCAATAATAGTGGCCGCAAGATGTTCCAGAGTGTTCGACGTAAATGACCTCGATGACGACCAAAAGATATTAGTCTCGGACTACTGTCCTAAGTCAGAATATTGTGCAGAAGGAGCCCATGTTATGTGCCTGTATTATCACTCG GAAAGAAGATTTGGACAACAATGTTTGGAGCCTCAAGAAGTGACTATGGGTGATGCAGAAGTCACTAAAATTCTTCATGTTGTAAACtc AATCCGCGGGAGGCTAGCTCTTGGGAAGGAGACTGGAAGAGATGGTGAACTGCTGCCTCGTGCTTATGGAATGAACAGACTG GAATGGGATCCGGAGTTAGCTACTTTCGCCCAAGTTTTAGCGGAACAGTGCACCTTGAAACATGATCTATGTCGAGCAACAA AAAAATTCAGCAATCCTGGACAAACGGCGGCATTAGCTcgttttgaatataaaacctGGGGCTACTTTCCTGAAGCTAACAAAATCTTTATTGCTAACAATACTTTGGGACTTAATGCCGAGAAAATAATGTATACTGTTCTTTATTCAACCAATGTTTGGTACACGAGAAGGAAAGTCATTACTAGTGATAATGTGAAGAATTACCCCGACTTCAGAAC GGCTCCCGAATTAGTACAATCGAGGCTGTATATGGTAATGGTATCAGGTGAATCAACACATATGGGATGCGGCATGGCCGCCTATGTcgaatacttataccataaagAAAGAGTAAATAGGACTTTTAAC